The following are encoded in a window of Harmonia axyridis chromosome 7, icHarAxyr1.1, whole genome shotgun sequence genomic DNA:
- the LOC123684029 gene encoding NADH-cytochrome b5 reductase 3, with the protein MAAVSFKMWGTVLPILISVGVVITGFVVYRFLNSKTERDQTGKSKKKKVLLEDAQVKYNIPLIEKEELTHDTRRFRFALPSAEHVLGLPIGQHINIIAKIEDELVIRSYTPVSSDDDKGYIDLVIKVYFKNVHPRFPDGGKMTQYLESLKIGDNIQVRGPSGRLQYVGEGEFVIKKLRKDPPQTLVVDSISMIAGGTGITPMLQLIRYIIKHDKKNIKMALIFANQNERDILVRRELEEVVDSHPEQFKLWYTLDNAPSGWKYSTGFLNEEMIKDHLLPPSDKSVVLMCGPPPMINYACLPNLEKLNYNKDLCFAY; encoded by the coding sequence ATGGCAGCAGTATCTTTCAAGATGTGGGGTACAGTCCTACCTATTCTTATTAGCGTTGGTGTTGTGATTACTGGCTTTGTTGTTTATCGTTTTTTGAATTCAAAAACAGAACGTGATCAAACTGGAaagtcaaagaaaaaaaaagttttacttGAGGATGCTCAGGTCAAGTACAACATACCTCTTATCGAAAAAGAAGAGCTTACACATGATACCCGAAGATTCAGATTTGCGTTGCCATCCGCTGAACACGTTCTAGGACTACCAATAGGACAACATATTAATATAATTGCTAAAATCGAAGATGAACTAGTCATTCGTTCCTACACACCAGTTTCGTCAGACGACGACAAGGGATACATTGATTTGGTTATCAaagtttattttaaaaatgtgcACCCTCGATTCCCAGATGGAGGAAAAATGACCCAATATCTTGAAAGTTTAAAAATTGGTGATAATATTCAAGTAAGAGGACCTTCAGGAAGATTGCAATATGTTGGTGAAGGtgaatttgtaataaaaaaacttAGAAAGGATCCACCTCAAACATTGGTAGTAGATAGTATATCTATGATTGCAGGGGGAACTGGCATTACCCCTATGCTCCAACTTATCAGATATATAATTAAgcatgataaaaaaaatattaaaatggcTCTCATATTTGCCAACCAAAATGAGAGGGACATTTTAGTTAGGAGAGAGTTAGAGGAAGTGGTCGACTCTCATCCTGAACAATTCAAATTATGGTATACTTTGGATAATGCACCTTCAGGGTGGAAATATAGTACTGGATTCTTAAATGAGGAGATGATTAAAGATCATCTCCTTCCCCCATCAGACAAATCTGTTGTTCTTATGTGTGGACCTCCACCAATGATCAACTATGCCTGCCTGCCAAATTTGGAAAAACTTAATTACAATAAAGATTTGTGTTTTgcttattga